GCTGCCGCGCCGGTCGAGGTCAAGCCGGCGAAACAACCGATGACCATCGGGCGCCGACTGGGACTGACCTTCACCGCCGCAGCGGTGCTGTTCGCGCTCATCGCCCTCTCGCCCGCCGCACTGCAGGTCCACCTGACCGTGTTCGCGTTGGCGATCGTGATCGGTTACTACGTGATCGGCAACGTGCACCACGCGCTGCACACCCCGTTGATGTCGGTGACCAACGCGATCTCCGGCATCATCGTCGTCGGCGCGCTGTTGCAGATCGGCCACGGGAATGCCGCCATCACCGCGCTGGCAACGGCGGCGATCCTGCTCGCCAGCATCAACGTCTTCGGTGGCTTCGCGGTGACCCGCCGCATGCTGGCGATGTTCACGAGGAGCTAGATCATGTTCTCCGTCACCACCGTCGCCACCGCCGCCTACGTCGTCGCGGCGATGCTGTTCATCCTGGCGCTCGCCGGCCTGTCCAAGCACGAGACATCAAGGGCCGGAAACACCTTCGGTATCGCCGGGATGACCGTTGCGCTGCTCGCGACGATCGCGCTTGCCTTGGCGCGCCACATCGAACCGCTTGGTCTCGCGCTGCTCATCGGCGCCATGGTCGTCGGGGCCGCGATAGGTCTCTGGCGGGCCAAGGTCGTCGAGATGACCGGGATGCCCGAGCTGATCGCGCTGCTGCACAGCTTCGTCGGCCTGGCCGCCGTGCTGGTCGGCTGGAACGGCTATCTGCATGTGGAGGGCGAACTGGCCGGAGCAGAGGCCGCGCAGCTCGCGCAGGAGGGCATGCTCGGCATCCATTCGGCCGAGGTCGTCATCGGCGTGTTCATCGGTGCGGTGACGTTCACCGGTTCGATCGTCGCCAACCTGAAGCTGTCGGCCCGCATCAAGTCCGCGCCGATGATGCTGCCCGGCAAGAACTTCCTCAACGTCGGCGCGCTCGTCGTTTTCGCCGCGCTCACCGTCTGGTTCGTGATCGACCCGCAGCTGTGGCTGCTTGCGGTGGTCACCGGGCTGGCGCTGCTGCTGGGCTGGCACCTGGTCGCCTCGATCGGCGGCGGCGACATGCCGGTGGTGGTGTCGATGCTCAACAGCTATTCCGGTTGGGCCGCAGCGGCTTCGGGCTTCCTGCTGTCCAACGACCTGCTCATCGTCACCGGCGCGCTCGTCGGCTCGTCGGGTGCGTACCTGTCCTACATCATGTGCAAGGCGATGAACCGCTCGTTCATCTCGGTGATCGCAGGCGGCTTCGGGATCGAGGCCGGGCCCGCCGATGACAAGGACTACGGCGAGCACCGCGAGATCACCGCCGACGGGGCGGCCGAACTGCTCGAGTCGGCCAGTTCGGTGATCATCACGCCGGGCTACGGCATGGCCGTCGCGCAGGCCCAGTACGGTGTCGCCGACCTGACGCGCAAGCTGCGCGAGCGCGGCGTCAACGTCCGGTTCGGCATCCACCCCGTCGCGGGACGCCTGCCCGGCCACATGAACGTGCTGCTGGCCGAGGCGAAGGTGCCCTACGACATCGTGCTGGAGATGGACGAGATCAACGACGACTTCGACGACACCGACGTCGTACTCGTCATCGGCGCCAACGACACCGTCAACCCGGCGGCCTCCGAGGACCCCGGCAGCCCGATCGCGGGCATGCCCGTGCTCACGGTGTGGAACGCGAACAATGTCATCGTGTTCAAGCGGTCCATGGCGTCGGGTTACGCCGGTGTGCAGAACCCGTTGTTCTTCCGTCAGAACACCCAGATGCTGTTCGGTGACGCGAAGGACCGGGTGGACGCGATCAACGCCGCGCTCTCCGAAACGGTCTCGCACTAGATAACTAGCGAGCGGTCTTCGGCTGGACTCTCGCAGGCTTGGCCGGGCGCCCTGCGTTACGGTGCGGTCTTGGCCGTCACCGACCTCGCGGCGCCTTCATCGACCGTCGACGGTGTAGTCGATGGAATGCTCGCCAGTTCGTCAAAGGCGTTGCGGCTCCCCAAGATCGCCCTCAACGGGCCTAGGTCAGCCCATCCGCGGGTCGATCTTCTCGCCCCGGCGGTGCTGTTCGAGGACGCGGGAAAGTCGAACCCATGAGCGCGTACGAACCGCCAGCGGATGAGCGAGACGTAGCGCCGGCGGTTGATGAGACACTCGATGTACTGAGCGGGCGAAGATGAGCGGAGG
The nucleotide sequence above comes from Mycolicibacterium moriokaense. Encoded proteins:
- the pntB gene encoding Re/Si-specific NAD(P)(+) transhydrogenase subunit beta: MFSVTTVATAAYVVAAMLFILALAGLSKHETSRAGNTFGIAGMTVALLATIALALARHIEPLGLALLIGAMVVGAAIGLWRAKVVEMTGMPELIALLHSFVGLAAVLVGWNGYLHVEGELAGAEAAQLAQEGMLGIHSAEVVIGVFIGAVTFTGSIVANLKLSARIKSAPMMLPGKNFLNVGALVVFAALTVWFVIDPQLWLLAVVTGLALLLGWHLVASIGGGDMPVVVSMLNSYSGWAAAASGFLLSNDLLIVTGALVGSSGAYLSYIMCKAMNRSFISVIAGGFGIEAGPADDKDYGEHREITADGAAELLESASSVIITPGYGMAVAQAQYGVADLTRKLRERGVNVRFGIHPVAGRLPGHMNVLLAEAKVPYDIVLEMDEINDDFDDTDVVLVIGANDTVNPAASEDPGSPIAGMPVLTVWNANNVIVFKRSMASGYAGVQNPLFFRQNTQMLFGDAKDRVDAINAALSETVSH